One genomic region from Sphingobacterium sp. UGAL515B_05 encodes:
- the idi gene encoding isopentenyl-diphosphate Delta-isomerase, giving the protein MKQENVILVDSNDKMIGSMEKYEAHEKGLLHRAFSVFLFNDQDELLLQQRALSKYHCGGLWTNSCCSHQRLEESNIEAAKRRLMEELGITATALQDVFSFVYKAQFDNGLTEHEFDYVLFGKFNGTPEINEEEVATTKYMNQQEIQDEIQHSPEQFTPWFKLIYQRAFDTYFSIYKNKL; this is encoded by the coding sequence ATGAAGCAAGAGAATGTCATACTGGTTGACAGCAATGATAAGATGATTGGCAGCATGGAGAAATATGAAGCCCATGAAAAGGGGCTATTGCACCGTGCTTTTAGTGTATTTTTGTTCAATGACCAAGACGAATTGCTCCTGCAACAAAGAGCATTAAGTAAATACCACTGTGGCGGACTTTGGACCAATAGCTGCTGCTCGCATCAGCGTCTGGAAGAAAGTAACATAGAAGCCGCCAAAAGGCGCTTAATGGAAGAATTGGGAATTACTGCAACAGCCCTTCAAGATGTCTTCTCGTTCGTTTATAAAGCTCAATTTGATAACGGGCTTACGGAGCATGAATTCGATTATGTCTTATTCGGAAAATTTAATGGAACTCCAGAAATTAACGAAGAAGAGGTTGCCACAACAAAATATATGAATCAACAGGAAATTCAAGATGAAATACAACATTCACCCGAACAGTTTACCCCTTGGTTCAAACTAATCTATCAACGTGCTTTTGATACTTACTTTAGTATATATAAAAACAAATTATAA
- a CDS encoding N-acetylmuramoyl-L-alanine amidase — MKILKFSINLCVATALLASCAGGKYAKTEKVYKKQAKEFSKLYKQSPVTGQLEQVNVKEQQWVASINFGIRKPNFVVIHHTAQDSLGQTIRTFHSAKAGVSSHYVVGRDGKVVQMVNDLYRAHHAGLGKWGNDTDLNSSSIGIELDNNGTTDPWTDAQINALTQLLTYLKTTYRIPQANFIGHMDLAPTRKNDPSRFPWKKLADQGFGFWYEDYLETPPADFNPKMALRIIGYDVSNLDAAIKAFKIHYIQQDVNTAFMSENDLKILYSIYKKFL, encoded by the coding sequence ATGAAGATACTCAAATTTTCCATCAATCTTTGTGTCGCAACAGCATTATTGGCTTCCTGTGCGGGAGGGAAATACGCAAAGACTGAAAAGGTATATAAGAAGCAAGCAAAAGAATTTTCGAAACTCTATAAACAATCGCCTGTCACCGGTCAATTGGAGCAGGTGAATGTCAAAGAACAACAATGGGTTGCTTCGATTAATTTCGGCATCCGTAAACCAAATTTTGTTGTCATTCATCATACTGCACAGGATTCTTTGGGACAGACCATCCGTACATTTCATTCCGCGAAAGCAGGTGTAAGTTCCCATTATGTGGTAGGTAGAGATGGGAAAGTCGTGCAGATGGTCAATGACCTCTATCGTGCACATCATGCGGGCTTGGGGAAATGGGGCAATGATACGGACCTCAATTCTTCTTCCATTGGCATTGAGCTCGACAATAATGGGACTACAGATCCTTGGACTGATGCCCAGATCAACGCCTTGACGCAGTTGTTGACTTATTTAAAAACGACCTATAGAATCCCACAGGCAAATTTTATTGGACATATGGATTTGGCACCAACCCGAAAAAATGATCCGTCACGTTTTCCTTGGAAAAAACTGGCTGATCAAGGATTCGGCTTTTGGTATGAGGACTATTTAGAGACGCCTCCAGCAGACTTTAACCCAAAAATGGCCTTACGTATTATCGGTTACGATGTGAGTAATCTCGATGCGGCAATAAAAGCTTTTAAGATTCACTACATTCAGCAGGACGTAAATACAGCCTTCATGAGTGAGAATGACCTTAAAATTCTGTATTCCATCTATAAAAAATTCTTATAG
- the gcvP gene encoding aminomethyl-transferring glycine dehydrogenase: protein MSNIHFQEKFESRHNGPSPVEANEMLAKLGVSSIDQLIDQTVPSQIRAPKPLNLPKALSEVAYLKRIAEIAEKNKVFKSFIGQGYYDVILPGVIQRNVFENPGWYTQYTPYQAEIAQGRLQALLNFQTVICDFTGLEIANASLLDEATAAAEAMFMLYSARKNKDANVFLVSDNAYAQTVDVLKTRALSFGIELKIAAIAESELTDDVFAAFVQYPAADGSIVDYKSFTATAHSRNITVCAAADLMSLALLTPPGEWGADVVVGNSQRFGVPMGFGGPHAAYFATRDSFKRNIPGRIIGVTSDSNGKYALRMALQTREQHIRRDKASSNICTAQALLAIMASFYAVYHGPEGIKNIASRINALANLLDQALQSLGYTQLNAAYFDTLRVDLGAHAGALKSEALNNELNFYYNGSEVSIAIDETTTYEDIKTIVKVFAKIQGKTLNDVDFDTLEENLSSSIPADLVRTSAYLTHPNFNSYHSEHEMLRYIKSLEAKDLSLCHSMIPLGSCTMKLNATAEMVPVTWARFGGLHPFAPADQTSGYMQMIGELNDWLSEITGFAKMSFQPNSGAQGEYAGLMVIRAYHESRGDHGRNICLIPASAHGTNPASASMAGLKVVVVKCDELGNIDIPDLRAKATEHAANLNSLMVTYPSTHGVFEESIIEVCEIVHANGGQVYMDGANMNAQVGLTSPGHIGADVCHLNLHKTFCIPHGGGGPGMGPIGVAKHLVPFLPNHEVVSTSGAEGISAVSAAPFGSASILLISHAYISMMGGEGLTNATRTAILNANYIKARLENAYPVLYSGTNGRCAHEMILDCRGFKNFGIEVADIAKRLMDYGFHAPTVSFPVAGTLMVEPTESESKAELDRFCDALVAIREEIAAVEAGDVDQANNVLKHAPHTASVVTADEWDRPYSRQTAAYPLEYVRERKFWPSVGRVNDSQGDRTLICSCPSIEEYAEA, encoded by the coding sequence ATGAGCAATATACACTTCCAAGAAAAATTCGAAAGTCGCCACAATGGCCCAAGTCCAGTTGAAGCGAATGAAATGTTGGCTAAATTAGGCGTTTCGTCAATTGACCAACTTATTGACCAAACGGTCCCTTCTCAAATTCGTGCTCCAAAACCTTTAAATCTTCCTAAAGCATTGTCTGAGGTAGCCTATTTAAAGCGTATTGCGGAAATCGCTGAGAAAAATAAAGTTTTTAAATCTTTTATTGGTCAAGGTTACTACGATGTAATCCTTCCGGGCGTAATTCAACGAAATGTATTTGAAAACCCAGGATGGTATACGCAGTATACACCTTATCAGGCGGAGATTGCACAAGGTAGGTTACAAGCTTTATTGAACTTCCAGACTGTAATTTGTGATTTCACAGGTTTAGAAATTGCAAATGCTTCTTTGTTGGATGAGGCTACGGCTGCAGCTGAAGCCATGTTTATGCTTTATTCAGCTCGGAAAAATAAAGATGCTAATGTATTCTTGGTGTCGGACAACGCCTATGCGCAGACGGTTGATGTATTGAAGACCCGTGCCTTGTCTTTTGGTATTGAACTTAAAATTGCGGCTATTGCTGAATCAGAATTAACAGATGATGTTTTTGCGGCATTTGTTCAATATCCTGCAGCTGATGGTTCAATTGTTGATTATAAATCATTTACCGCTACAGCGCACAGTAGAAATATTACCGTGTGTGCTGCGGCAGATTTGATGAGTTTAGCATTACTAACGCCTCCAGGAGAATGGGGTGCAGATGTTGTTGTTGGTAATTCACAACGTTTTGGCGTACCGATGGGCTTTGGTGGTCCTCACGCGGCCTATTTTGCAACACGCGACAGCTTTAAACGTAATATCCCTGGTCGTATTATCGGTGTTACTTCCGATTCAAATGGTAAATATGCATTGCGCATGGCTTTGCAGACTCGTGAGCAACATATCCGCCGTGACAAAGCTTCTTCAAATATTTGTACTGCACAAGCTCTTTTAGCGATTATGGCTTCTTTCTATGCCGTGTACCATGGCCCAGAAGGAATTAAGAATATAGCATCACGTATCAATGCATTGGCCAATCTGTTGGATCAAGCATTACAGTCGTTGGGTTATACGCAATTGAATGCAGCTTATTTTGATACACTACGTGTAGACTTAGGTGCACATGCTGGTGCATTGAAATCTGAAGCATTAAATAACGAATTAAACTTCTATTATAATGGTTCGGAAGTTTCAATTGCTATCGACGAAACAACCACATACGAAGATATTAAGACAATCGTCAAAGTATTTGCTAAAATTCAAGGTAAAACATTGAATGACGTAGATTTTGATACTTTAGAAGAGAATTTAAGTTCTTCAATTCCTGCCGATTTAGTACGTACTTCTGCCTACCTAACACATCCAAACTTTAATAGCTATCATTCTGAACATGAGATGTTGCGCTATATCAAATCGTTGGAAGCAAAAGATTTATCGCTTTGCCACTCGATGATCCCATTGGGCTCATGTACGATGAAATTGAATGCTACAGCTGAAATGGTGCCGGTTACTTGGGCGAGATTTGGCGGTTTGCATCCATTTGCTCCTGCAGATCAAACTTCTGGATATATGCAGATGATTGGCGAATTGAATGATTGGTTGTCTGAAATTACCGGTTTTGCGAAGATGAGTTTTCAACCAAATTCAGGAGCACAAGGTGAGTACGCTGGTCTGATGGTTATCCGCGCTTACCATGAGAGCCGTGGTGATCATGGACGTAATATCTGTTTGATCCCTGCTTCTGCACATGGAACAAACCCTGCTTCTGCTTCGATGGCAGGCTTAAAAGTGGTGGTTGTGAAATGTGATGAATTAGGAAATATCGATATTCCGGATTTAAGAGCAAAAGCGACTGAACATGCTGCAAATTTGAACTCACTGATGGTGACTTACCCTTCTACACACGGTGTATTTGAAGAGTCGATCATTGAAGTCTGTGAAATTGTTCATGCAAATGGTGGTCAGGTTTATATGGACGGTGCGAACATGAATGCACAGGTTGGATTGACAAGCCCAGGGCATATTGGTGCCGATGTTTGTCACTTGAACCTCCATAAAACATTCTGTATTCCTCACGGTGGTGGAGGTCCAGGTATGGGACCTATCGGTGTTGCGAAACACTTAGTTCCTTTCTTGCCTAACCACGAAGTGGTTTCTACTTCCGGTGCGGAAGGTATCTCTGCTGTTTCTGCTGCTCCATTTGGTTCAGCGTCAATTTTGCTTATTTCCCATGCTTATATTTCAATGATGGGTGGTGAAGGCTTGACAAATGCGACAAGAACAGCAATATTAAATGCAAACTATATTAAAGCACGTTTAGAAAATGCATATCCAGTACTTTATTCAGGTACTAACGGACGTTGTGCACACGAAATGATCTTAGATTGCCGTGGATTCAAAAATTTCGGTATCGAGGTTGCAGATATTGCAAAACGTTTGATGGATTATGGTTTCCACGCGCCGACGGTTTCTTTCCCTGTTGCAGGAACATTGATGGTTGAGCCTACTGAATCGGAGTCTAAGGCTGAATTGGATCGTTTCTGTGATGCATTAGTTGCTATCCGTGAAGAGATCGCTGCGGTTGAAGCAGGAGACGTGGACCAAGCTAACAATGTATTGAAACATGCACCACATACAGCTTCGGTTGTAACTGCAGATGAGTGGGACAGACCTTACAGCCGTCAAACGGCCGCATACCCATTGGAGTATGTAAGAGAACGTAAATTCTGGCCTTCAGTAGGTCGTGTGAACGATTCTCAAGGTGACCGTACATTGATTTGTTCGTGTCCTTCAATTGAAGAATACGCCGAAGCATAA
- the ctlX gene encoding citrulline utilization hydrolase CtlX, translating into MRKQVTDSVLLVRPSVFRKNEQTAVNNFFQKDIENLSIEEVNKEAQGEFDALVNELKSHGILVTVIQDDEKSESPDSIFPNNIVSFHQDGKIIFYPMFAPNRRKEHLLDFEGPLKQNGYYVKLTKDLSEAENNKQYLEGTGALVLDRAHRIAYCALSERADRDMLDEYCRTENYTPVVFHAFQTVHGERRPIYHTNVVLAVGEDFAILCPQAIDNQAELQTLLKSLKDTGKEIIEINENQLESFAANCLQVRNKYGNRFIVLSNQALSSLTLYQTAQLEKHGKIIHQDLHVIETCGGGSVRHMMAEVFLPKEKVLV; encoded by the coding sequence ATGAGAAAACAGGTAACAGACAGCGTTCTTTTAGTAAGACCCTCTGTCTTCCGTAAAAATGAACAGACTGCGGTCAACAATTTCTTCCAAAAGGATATCGAAAATCTCAGTATAGAAGAAGTCAACAAAGAAGCGCAAGGAGAGTTCGACGCACTAGTAAATGAATTGAAGTCACATGGAATTTTGGTGACTGTCATTCAGGACGACGAGAAATCAGAAAGTCCCGACAGTATATTCCCCAATAATATTGTCTCCTTTCATCAGGATGGAAAAATAATTTTTTATCCCATGTTTGCTCCCAATCGTCGAAAAGAACATTTATTGGATTTCGAAGGTCCATTGAAGCAAAACGGTTATTATGTAAAACTAACGAAGGATCTCAGTGAAGCCGAAAACAATAAACAATATTTGGAGGGCACTGGCGCACTTGTCTTGGACCGCGCTCACCGTATAGCCTATTGTGCCTTATCCGAAAGAGCAGACCGGGATATGCTCGACGAATACTGCAGGACTGAAAACTACACACCTGTTGTATTTCACGCCTTCCAAACTGTCCATGGAGAGCGGAGACCTATCTATCACACCAATGTGGTGCTAGCCGTAGGCGAAGACTTTGCCATCTTATGCCCACAGGCAATCGATAATCAGGCTGAACTCCAAACCCTGCTGAAGAGTCTAAAAGATACAGGCAAAGAGATCATTGAAATCAATGAGAACCAACTCGAATCTTTTGCAGCAAACTGCCTCCAGGTGAGAAATAAATATGGTAATCGTTTTATTGTCCTGAGCAATCAGGCGTTATCCTCACTGACTTTATACCAAACAGCACAATTAGAAAAGCATGGTAAAATCATCCATCAAGATCTACATGTTATCGAGACATGTGGCGGCGGAAGTGTGCGCCACATGATGGCCGAAGTTTTTCTTCCGAAAGAAAAAGTCCTTGTATAG
- a CDS encoding TonB-dependent receptor — protein sequence MKEFLLTTCAIALGTGLYAQTTQAGFSGKITDENDKGVHGASIEVRNESTGFTTKTSTNANGDFNFKELPLGGPYTIKVTYIGYGEQVRSGFNLNQGDIVRLKIPIQNTSNVLETVELTGVSTLKNKIENLGAATAVTAKDIAKLPVNGRNFTSLMDLSPLSKGDNIGGQLGSSTNFTIDGMNAKNPTSAGSTTSRSGAPFSISIEAVREFKVVTNQYDVTYGRAGGGTVSAVTKQGTNQTHGSAWLYSRADWLSSPYDIRGNKRSNDFSTYQYGFTLGGPIIKDKLHYFVAWDHQRDARPLIIADINSEADEKRFNVTNATLDEFVNIGRSKYGLGNERQYGTFDKKRGSDAIFGRIDWQINEKNLLTIRNNFTSDNNKLGLQDNKPITLYESYGNDKNIDNSLLATLRTTISPKVTNELKVQHLYTYQKSSPGDLLPSQNIPRAIVEDAVSKVAGEDKKTTLQLGGHRFAQESFKNNVFQLVDNIYYSTDNINYTFGVDLMYTHANSIYGSEVNGRFHFRPSDGKTAMQNFDDMKPYAYYREVPLVSDPAVVGKIFNAGAYGQLQTKLAKGLDLVAGLRLDYGHYPTSPLNEELLKEVGVRTDHKLKSFVVQPRFQMTWDVNEERKDFFRVGAGIFASDINNYMTINNLTFDGKHFATVDVRGNDVPTPNFVGYRKDPSTTPTLAQFQVPTINTYGADAKIPVVYKANVSYTHFFTEKLKASLSGYMNLGRNNYMYVDRNMVKDPFFRLVNEDNRGVFVPAASIVDGAPDWKKGRISDKFGRVLELNSEGKVNQFAVVLDASYQYYKDGSISVSYTWNDAKDNTSFNGNVANTATLSLAVKDDPRDLSKMSYSNNQFRNKIVIYGTLPTFYGVSVGVRYSGIGGTRYSLLAGGNINGDFVAGDNDLAFIFDPNNPNTSKQLITGLNNLLNNPEASQSLKDFIKKYQGKIAERNGGVNGFYGLIDLRIAKKFNLYKNHALELSGDLFNVANLFKKTWGINESLGNQNLYALGGKDAAGEKLVPFDVTKQQFNYNVNNSGIVSPSGNPYQFQLGLRYSF from the coding sequence ATGAAAGAATTTTTACTCACAACATGTGCCATTGCACTTGGAACAGGTTTGTACGCCCAAACGACCCAAGCGGGATTTTCTGGTAAAATTACGGACGAAAATGATAAAGGAGTTCACGGAGCTTCAATTGAAGTACGTAATGAATCAACGGGTTTCACAACGAAGACTTCGACCAATGCAAATGGTGATTTCAACTTTAAGGAGTTGCCTTTAGGCGGCCCCTACACGATCAAAGTAACTTATATAGGCTATGGCGAACAAGTGCGTTCGGGATTTAATTTAAATCAAGGCGATATCGTCCGCCTGAAGATTCCTATCCAAAATACCTCAAATGTATTAGAAACGGTTGAATTAACAGGAGTAAGTACCCTAAAGAACAAAATTGAAAATCTAGGTGCCGCTACAGCGGTTACAGCCAAGGATATTGCGAAGTTGCCTGTCAACGGTCGGAATTTTACTTCGCTGATGGACCTGTCTCCTTTGAGTAAGGGCGATAATATCGGTGGTCAGTTGGGTTCCTCTACTAATTTTACGATTGATGGTATGAATGCAAAAAACCCGACTTCTGCAGGTTCAACAACCAGTCGTAGTGGTGCTCCGTTCTCCATTTCGATAGAAGCCGTTCGTGAATTTAAAGTGGTTACCAACCAATATGATGTGACTTATGGAAGAGCAGGGGGAGGAACAGTTAGTGCGGTAACCAAACAAGGAACAAATCAAACGCACGGAAGCGCATGGCTTTATTCAAGGGCCGATTGGTTGTCCAGCCCATACGATATTAGAGGAAACAAACGAAGTAATGATTTCTCTACCTATCAATATGGATTTACATTAGGCGGTCCCATCATTAAAGACAAGTTGCATTATTTTGTAGCTTGGGATCATCAACGCGATGCACGTCCGTTGATTATTGCGGATATTAATTCTGAAGCCGACGAGAAGAGATTTAATGTTACTAATGCCACCTTGGATGAGTTTGTCAATATTGGGCGTAGCAAGTATGGATTGGGCAATGAACGTCAATATGGTACTTTTGATAAGAAGCGAGGGTCTGATGCGATTTTTGGGCGAATTGACTGGCAAATTAATGAAAAAAATTTATTGACTATCCGAAATAACTTTACAAGTGACAATAATAAGTTGGGATTACAGGATAATAAGCCAATTACCCTATATGAGTCTTATGGAAATGATAAAAACATTGATAATAGTTTATTGGCAACTTTGCGTACGACCATTTCCCCTAAGGTAACCAATGAATTGAAAGTACAACATCTCTATACCTATCAAAAAAGTAGTCCAGGTGATCTTTTGCCTAGTCAAAATATTCCCCGTGCAATTGTAGAAGATGCAGTATCTAAGGTTGCTGGAGAAGATAAAAAGACCACATTGCAGTTGGGCGGACATCGTTTTGCGCAGGAATCATTTAAAAATAATGTATTTCAGCTTGTCGATAATATCTATTATAGTACTGATAATATCAATTATACTTTTGGGGTCGATTTGATGTATACCCACGCAAATTCGATTTATGGAAGTGAGGTCAATGGTCGCTTTCACTTTAGACCGAGTGATGGAAAGACTGCTATGCAAAACTTTGACGACATGAAGCCGTATGCTTACTATCGTGAAGTTCCTTTGGTAAGTGATCCGGCTGTGGTAGGTAAGATATTTAATGCCGGCGCATATGGTCAATTGCAAACCAAATTGGCGAAAGGATTAGATCTGGTTGCGGGACTACGCTTGGATTATGGTCATTATCCAACCTCTCCTTTGAATGAAGAATTGTTGAAAGAAGTGGGGGTGCGTACAGATCACAAATTAAAATCGTTTGTTGTACAGCCGCGTTTCCAGATGACTTGGGATGTGAATGAAGAACGAAAGGACTTTTTCCGTGTAGGAGCAGGTATCTTTGCGTCTGATATTAACAATTATATGACCATCAATAACCTAACTTTTGATGGAAAACATTTTGCGACAGTAGATGTTCGTGGTAACGATGTGCCTACACCTAATTTTGTGGGATACAGAAAAGATCCGTCAACAACGCCAACCCTGGCACAATTTCAAGTGCCAACGATCAACACCTATGGAGCTGATGCGAAAATACCAGTGGTTTACAAGGCTAATGTATCTTACACGCATTTCTTTACCGAAAAATTGAAAGCCAGTCTTTCAGGGTATATGAATTTAGGGCGTAATAACTATATGTATGTTGATCGTAACATGGTCAAAGATCCGTTCTTCAGATTAGTGAATGAGGACAACAGAGGTGTTTTCGTTCCCGCGGCATCGATTGTTGACGGAGCTCCGGATTGGAAAAAAGGACGAATTTCCGATAAATTTGGCCGCGTGCTGGAATTGAACTCGGAAGGGAAAGTAAATCAGTTTGCAGTTGTGTTGGATGCGAGTTATCAATATTACAAAGACGGATCTATATCCGTTAGCTATACGTGGAATGATGCGAAAGATAATACTTCTTTCAACGGAAACGTGGCGAACACAGCGACCTTATCTTTGGCTGTGAAAGACGATCCCCGCGATTTGAGTAAGATGAGTTATTCGAATAATCAATTCCGCAATAAGATTGTGATCTATGGTACTTTGCCAACATTTTATGGTGTGAGTGTTGGAGTACGTTACTCAGGGATTGGTGGTACACGATACAGTTTACTTGCCGGAGGAAATATAAATGGAGACTTTGTTGCTGGAGACAATGATCTGGCCTTTATCTTTGATCCCAATAATCCCAATACATCAAAACAGTTGATTACTGGATTGAACAATTTGTTGAATAATCCAGAAGCGAGTCAGAGCCTTAAAGATTTTATTAAAAAATATCAAGGTAAAATAGCTGAACGTAATGGTGGAGTGAATGGTTTTTACGGTTTGATAGACCTTAGAATTGCTAAAAAATTCAATTTATATAAAAACCATGCATTGGAATTATCGGGAGATCTTTTCAATGTTGCCAACTTATTTAAGAAGACTTGGGGCATAAATGAGTCTTTGGGTAATCAAAATCTATATGCTTTAGGCGGAAAGGACGCCGCTGGAGAGAAATTAGTGCCTTTTGATGTTACGAAACAGCAGTTTAATTATAATGTAAACAACTCTGGTATCGTGTCACCTTCGGGTAACCCTTATCAATTCCAATTGGGATTAAGGTATTCGTTCTAA
- the bshC gene encoding bacillithiol biosynthesis cysteine-adding enzyme BshC has protein sequence MKATYIEYSETNSFSKTLLAYLAHDEALKSFVGNWPTWAGFEKQLNEKKKFEHREILVERLKKQYGELLKDSPAVAANIELLLDQNSYTITTGHQLNIFTGPLYFIFKIMTAIRLSEDLKSKHPDKNFVPVYWMATEDHDFEEINHTKVFGKKISWDTPAVSATGRMDTATIVDAVKQYTNILGLSENSTKLTRIVEEAYLNHDRLADATRYMVNALFKSYGLLIVDADDRELKELFKAIIKEDILSEKSFKAITARSEELESNGFSTQVHAREINFFYLTDDFRERLVLAADGRYEVLHQNIYFTKAELEQEIDHYPERFSPNVVMRPMYQEIILPNLAYIGGGAEMVYWMQLKSNFDQYQVDFPILIPRNSAMITEDNVAAKLFRVDLTFKSIFRPAEVLKKEYVRRHTKERLNLNDEWMELNAIFGKIRLRTHKIDPSLGPSTEAVKARLKKAINNLEKKLMKAEKRNHQHALTDIDNVKEKLFPGGGLQERSENFALLYVKYGDNLFRDLYKYFNPLDFKFTILY, from the coding sequence ATGAAGGCAACTTATATTGAATATAGTGAAACAAATAGCTTCTCTAAGACTTTATTGGCTTATTTGGCGCATGATGAAGCCTTAAAATCTTTTGTAGGAAACTGGCCTACCTGGGCTGGTTTTGAAAAGCAATTGAACGAAAAGAAGAAATTTGAACACCGGGAGATTCTTGTTGAGCGTCTTAAAAAGCAATATGGCGAGCTATTAAAGGATTCTCCTGCTGTAGCTGCCAACATAGAGCTGTTGCTCGACCAGAATTCTTATACCATCACGACGGGACATCAGCTCAATATTTTTACCGGACCTTTGTATTTTATTTTTAAAATCATGACGGCAATACGTTTGTCCGAAGATTTGAAGAGCAAACACCCCGATAAAAATTTTGTTCCAGTATATTGGATGGCGACCGAAGATCATGATTTTGAAGAAATCAACCATACGAAAGTCTTCGGTAAGAAAATTAGTTGGGATACGCCTGCTGTTTCTGCTACCGGGCGAATGGATACAGCAACAATCGTTGATGCTGTGAAGCAGTACACAAATATTTTAGGGCTTTCCGAAAATTCGACTAAACTTACACGCATTGTGGAAGAAGCCTATTTGAACCATGATCGATTAGCAGATGCAACACGGTATATGGTCAATGCGTTGTTTAAGTCGTACGGTCTTTTGATCGTCGATGCGGATGACCGGGAATTGAAGGAACTGTTCAAGGCAATTATTAAGGAAGATATCTTATCTGAAAAAAGCTTTAAGGCAATAACAGCGCGATCGGAAGAGCTGGAATCAAATGGTTTCTCTACCCAAGTGCATGCTCGTGAGATTAATTTCTTTTATTTGACGGATGACTTTAGGGAGCGCTTGGTGCTCGCTGCCGATGGTCGATACGAAGTATTGCACCAGAATATTTATTTTACGAAGGCTGAGCTTGAACAGGAGATTGATCATTATCCAGAACGCTTCAGTCCAAATGTGGTTATGCGTCCGATGTATCAGGAAATTATACTTCCCAATCTTGCTTATATTGGTGGTGGCGCCGAAATGGTCTATTGGATGCAATTGAAGTCTAACTTTGACCAATACCAGGTAGATTTTCCAATTTTGATACCGCGCAATTCAGCGATGATAACTGAGGACAACGTCGCGGCGAAATTATTTCGCGTTGATCTAACCTTTAAGAGTATCTTTCGTCCAGCAGAAGTACTGAAAAAAGAATATGTTCGACGTCATACCAAAGAACGTCTCAATCTCAATGACGAATGGATGGAGCTGAACGCTATTTTTGGTAAGATAAGGTTACGAACCCACAAAATAGATCCAAGTTTAGGCCCTAGTACGGAAGCGGTAAAAGCGCGGTTAAAAAAAGCGATCAATAATTTAGAGAAAAAGCTGATGAAAGCCGAAAAGCGAAATCATCAACATGCTTTAACCGATATTGATAATGTGAAGGAAAAGCTCTTTCCTGGCGGAGGACTACAGGAAAGATCCGAAAATTTCGCATTACTCTATGTCAAATACGGAGATAACCTATTTAGGGATCTTTACAAATACTTTAATCCGTTGGATTTTAAGTTTACAATTTTATATTAG